From Mytilus edulis chromosome 9, xbMytEdul2.2, whole genome shotgun sequence, the proteins below share one genomic window:
- the LOC139487855 gene encoding PI-PLC X domain-containing protein 3-like has product MSLFRIKVFLLTVLVIIGSCTSWYLFVYIKVSCNENMSIKVGKWLPEEHPEKWMEYLSPDVTEQTQMKDLVIPGSHDSASFDLAPGNGRAIDFTSYIELAEEKFERWFKTQNLDFTEQLKIGVRYFDLRTIKHPVTGDFHFVHGLFSHKTVEEYLKDIRSFLDKNKKEVVILDFNHFYNMRKYNHRSLCTIIQKSFNEMMLNRKKCLYNNMTVSKITLSKLWELNGRVIVLYGSANKCKDHEHIWSRDEVDILWPSTSNKYLVVDNLLHEYKNLSTKDIIVVWPGILTPFEDDYYLERVKIFSNLHEFVTPILDIMVKWIKSRPNIPFNIISADFVEEHDFIKTVIRANNKAL; this is encoded by the exons ATGTCTTTATTTCGTATCAAAGTATTTCTTTTGACTGTATTAGTTATAATTGGTAGTTGTACATCATGGTATCTTTTTGTTTATATCAAG GTATCCTGTAATGAAAATATGAGCATTAAAGTGGGGAAATGGCTTCCGGAGGAACACCCTGAAAAATGGATGGAATATCTTTCGCCAGACGTTACAGAGCAAACCCAGATGAAAGATCTTGTAATACCAG GATCACATGATTCTGCATCATTCGACCTTGCCCCGGGAAATGGAAGAGCAATCGACTTCACTTCATACATTGAATTGGCCGAAGAAAAGTTCGAAAGATGGTTTAAAACACAAAACCTAGATTTTACCGAGCAATTGAAGATTGGCGTTCGATACTTTGATCTCCGGACTATAAAACACCCTGTGACAGGGGATTTTCATTTTGTCCACGGGCTGTTCAGCCATAAAACGGTCGAAGAGTACCTGAAAGACATTCGGAGCTTTCTTGATAAAAATAAGAAGGAAGTAGTCATTTTGGACTTCAATCATTTTTACAATATGAGAAAATATAATCACAGATCCCTTTGTACGATAATTCAAAAATCTTTCAATGAAATGATGTTAAATCGGAAAAAATGTTTGTATAACAATATGACTGTAAGTAAAATAACACTGTCAAAACTATGGGAATTGAACGGACGTGTAATAGTATTGTATGGTAGTGCAAATAAATGTAAAGACCACGAGCATATATGGTCTCGTGATGAAGTTGATATTTTGTGGCCATCTACATCAAATAAATATTTAGTGGTGGACAATCTCTTACATGAATACAAAAACCTTTCTACAAAAGATATTATAGTTGTGTGGCCTGGAATATTGACTCCCTTCGAAGATGATTACTACTTAGAAAGAGTgaaaattttttcaaatcttCATGAATTTGTCACGCCAATATTAGATATTATGGTGAAGTGGATAAAATCTCGTCCGAATATTCCGTTTAACATCATCTCTGCGGATTTCGTTGAAgaacatgattttattaaaactgTTATACGTGCTAACAATAAAGCTCTATAA